The Maniola hyperantus chromosome 2, iAphHyp1.2, whole genome shotgun sequence genome includes a region encoding these proteins:
- the Sf3b6 gene encoding splicing factor 3B subunit 6, translated as MALALQRRANVRLPPEVNRILYIRNLPYKISAEEMYDIFGKYGAIRQIRVGNTPESRGTAFVVYEDIFDAKNACDHLSGFNVCNRYLVVLYYRSNKAFKGMDIEKKQEELDTLKKKYGISTDELRK; from the exons ATGGCATTAGCTCTTCAAAGACGGGCAAAC gtgAGACTTCCACCAGAAGTCAATAGAATTCTATACATAAGAAATTTACCATATAAAATATCAGCTGAAGAAATGTATGATATATTTGGTAAATATGGAGCTATAAGGCAAATTCGTGT tGGCAATACACCTGAGAGCAGAGGCACAGCATTTGTGGTGTATGAAGACATATTTGATGCTAAAAATGCATGTGATCACTTATCTGGATTCAATGTCTGCAACAGATATTTGGTTGTGTTATATTATAGATCCAACAAAGCATTTAAGGGTATGGATATAGAAAAGAAACAAGAAGAACTAGAtactttaaaaaagaaatatggtATATCAACAGATGAACTTcgcaaataa
- the LOC117992540 gene encoding acetylcholinesterase-like, whose product MDGEPEALSDTATNCNLASASETLSDNSYQAKLDSLEKKAVHLRLTLEKDFKAADLKWSLFVAAAFSFRYESCLKPFPPVFMKNGIKDMDELLSLITDVPALDLVLQHLDNLENLSDITDILDLLFYVLVRLKEPSLKTMPQEAHEAILTSTQSLLPVSKPQHIFQVVSSCKSPVEFKWKELSKNRRVFYAYHGNRLENFYSILNFGLQHHLHKTNLTGNGVHLSSELSASLPYSHGGFGWGASCIGGHLSCVALCEVIDVPDGINYQVKHVTNEGDGVYKEVKTSTIEAEAHTSSFVVTNCDLIRVRYLLVYAKQPTSMRFPTTSLNREAGGLRHWLAQHKLFSILLGYGLMLATIGFANNQPMHYYYKILLKKIDMALSNGKPPERHSGWRRTLFAHRMPPRCRQSANESEHYKEDCLYLNIWTPRRVDGKLQPVLIILYSNSWTQNGITLPCQELAAEGIVVVTVAYRLHILAFFTLKSIKARGNLALLDQYMALLWVRENIVAFGGDPNTITLLGHSAGADSVLYHIVSPRTVGMFQRAIIMSPNNIWKAVQKEGENSYSTEIMSQRLTKSLNCLRDTENEILQCLRTRSVSDIFNSILSNWTNVIQPIADNFLPDKEQYLPSSLPTALGSSKLPNIQLDVLLGTTDLEAITYDYNYEDLARRGPDSLYEHASVTIIQEILRLLSIDRPETLPLLAQAIRWEYLGPKMRMKSDGEFMKLIETAARMETSAKWGAGCAVLAAKLARRISHLFVYRYSRATDIDLSGRTLNFTGATHGAELLALLGNALMLQVARRPSSENEKLLSIQFRKYIINFVRFGSPDNLNEWPRYMVGDSYIHEICKKEDSRCNKYKTSKEIAFWLQYLPRLFSTLTSNEQTEKDEKGLHGGVLAMCGVSISLLLLLCASVIILNRWRSRRPLDIDEHEAN is encoded by the exons ACTAACGCTAGAAAAAGATTTCAAAGCGGCTGATTTAAAATGGAGCTTGTTTGTAGCAGCAGCTTTTAGCTTCAGATACGAAAGCTGTCTTAAACCCTTTCCTCccgtttttatgaaaaatggAATCAAAGACATGGATGAATTG CTGAGTTTGATCACTGACGTTCCAGCTTTAGATTTGGTTTTACAACATTTGGACAATCTTGAAAACCTGAGCGATATAACCGATATCCTTGATTTACTATTTTACGTACTTGTAAGACTTAAAGAGCCTAGCTTAAAAACTATGCCGCAAGAAGCT CACGAAGCCATTTTAACAAGTACTCAGTCGTTGCTGCCAGTTTCTAAGCCACAGCACATCTTCCAAGTTGTCAGTTCGTGCAAATCCCCCGTAGAATTTAAATGGAAAGAGTTATCGAAAAATCGTAGGGTGTTTTATGCTTACCACGGAAATCGCCTTGAAAATTTTTACAGCATTTTAAACTTTGGGTTGCAACATCACTTACATAAG ACAAACCTAACGGGTAACGGTGTACATCTTTCCTCGGAACTAAGTGCAAGTTTGCCATATAGCCATGGAGGATTTGGCTGGGGGGCTAGTTGCATTGGAGGACATCTGTCTTGTGTAGCGCTGTGTGAAGTTATCGACGTTCCCGACGGAATCAATTACCAAGTAAAGCATGTCACAAATGAAG ggGACGGTGTGTACAAAGAAGTTAAGACGTCAACTATTGAAGCAGAGGCTCATACTTCCAGTTTTGTTGTGACAAATTGCGATTTAATTCGAGTTCGATATTTACTGGTATATGCCAAACAACCAACGTCGATGAGATTTCCAACCACGAGTTTGAATAGAGAAG CTGGTGGTCTACGTCATTGGCTCGCTCAACACAAGCTATTTTCGATTCTTCTTGGTTATGGATTAATGCTGGCGACTATAGGTTTTGCAAACAATCAACCTATgcattattattacaaaattctTTTGAAGAAAATTGACATGGCATTAAGTAACGGTAAA CCTCCGGAAAGGCACTCGGGTTGGAGAAGAACTTTATTCGCTCACCGCATGCCTCCACGTTGTCGTCAATCTGCTAATGAAAGCGAGCATTACAAGGAAGACTGTCTCTACCTTAATATATGGACGCCACGG CGAGTAGATGGCAAATTACAACCAGTATTGATTATATTGTACAGTAATTCATGGACTCAAAATGGAATAACGTTGCCATGCCAAGAACTGGCCGCAGAGGGCATTGTTGTAGTAACAGTAGCTTATAGACTTCACATTTTGGCCTTCTTTACATTAAAATCTATCAAAGCACGAGGAAATCTTGCCTTGTTGGACCAGTACATGGCTTTACTTTGGGTACGAGAAAATATTGTTGCATTTGGTGGTGATCCTAATACAATCACTTTATTGGGACATTCTGCTGGTGCGGATAGTGTTCTTTACCACATTGTTTCGCCTCGAACGGTCG gaatgTTTCAACGTGCTATAATTATGTCACCGAACAACATTTGGAAAGCGGTACAGAAGGAAGGCGAGAATAGTTATTCAACTGAAATTATGTCTCAAAGATTGACCAAATCTTTAAATTGCTTACGTGACACGGAAAATGAAATACTTCAATGCTTGAGAACTCGATCTGTATCGGatatattcaattcaattctg AGCAATTGGACAAATGTAATTCAACCCATTGCGGATAATTTCTTACCCGATAAGGAACAATATTTACCATCTTCTTTGCCCACTGCCTTAGGGTCGTCAAAATTACCAAACATCCAACTGGATGTTCTCCTTGGAACAACTGACCTGGAAGCCATAACTTACG ATTATAATTATGAAGATTTGGCACGTCGCGGGCCAGACTCACTTTACGAGCACGCGAGTGTGACAATCATTCAGGAAATCCTGCGCCTATTGTCCATAGATCGACCTGAAACCTTGCCACTT CTTGCACAGGCAATACGCTGGGAATACTTAGGTCCGAAAATGCGTATGAAAAGTGACGGTgaatttatgaaattaatagAAACCGCTGCAAGAATGGAAACCTCAGCTAAATGGGGTGCCGGTTGTGCTGTTCTAGCAGCTAAACTTGCTCGACGAATTTCTCATCTCTTTGTCTATCGCTACTCGCGTGCAACTGATATAGACTTAAGTGGCCGAACGCTTAATTTTACAG GTGCAACTCACGGTGCCGAATTATTAGCGCTTTTAGGAAACGCTTTAATGCTCCAAGTAGCCCGGCGACCTTCATCTGAGAATGAGAAACTGTTGTCAATACAGTTTAGGAAGTACATTATTAACTTTGTTAGATTCGG GTCACCAGATAATTTGAACGAATGGCCGAGATATATGGTGGGTGACTCATATATTCATGAAATATGCAAAAAAGAAGACTCCCGTTGCAATAAGTATAAAACAAGCAAAGAAATCGCTTTTTGGCTACAATATTTACCCCGGTTATTTTCTACACTTACGTCGAATGAGCAAACTGAAAAAG ATGAAAAAGGACTACACGGTGGAGTATTAGCAATGTGTGGCGTTTCCATCTCATTATTGCTTTTATTGTGCGCTAGCGTAATCATTTTAAATAGATGGCGTTCTCGAAGACCTTTGGATATTGATGAACATGAAgctaattaa